Below is a window of Tolypothrix bouteillei VB521301 DNA.
GATCGATTTTGGATCGATTCAGCCTATTGATTTTGGCTCAGATACAGTTTTGCCCATTTATCGGATACCTGTCACTTCGTTGGGATACATACCACCGGAGCAATTTATCGGTCAGACGCAGCCCAATAGTGACATTTATGCTTTGGGTATGATTGCTATACAAGCTCTGACAGGACAAACACCCCTACAGTTGAAGGTCGATCCCACCACTCAAGAGATTGTTTGGCGTTCTAGCACTACCCCGGTGAGTGATTACCTAGCTGCAGTAATCAGCCAAATGGTTCGCCACAACCACAAAAACCGCTATCAATCTGCCAATGAAGTCTTGCGAGCACTTCAGCAAATGCCAAGTGACACTTGGGACTCGCAGACAGTCGTAGATGTAAAGTATAGTGTTTCAGATACAGATGACAACACTCATCCAAGAGTCAGTACCGACAGCAGCCCTTCTTCAGCGAAATCGTCTCCACTTTTAACGGGGATGAAGGTGGGATTAGCAGCTAATTCTTTGGTAATGGGTTTTGGTGTTTATTCGATTATTTACAACACTCCTGCATATTCAGAAACAGAAACTTTATACAAAGCAACCGAGCAATTTCAATCTGGTGACTTGCAAGAAGCTATTGCTTTAGCTAAGTCAATTCCCTCAAATAGTAATGTTTATCCTGAAGCACAAAGTAGTATTGATGAATGGGAAAAACAATGGCAGACAGCTGACGAACAGTACAAAATAGCTGAAAAAGCCTTTCAAGAAGGTCGTTGGGCTGAAGTTCTTCGCGCTGCCTCTAAAATGCCTGATAATATTTATTGGCAATCAAAAACTGACAATTTAGTCGAGCAAGCCCAATCACGCATCGAAGAACAAACAAAAAATTTACTTTCTAAAGCTTATGAAAAGGCAACATTAAAAGACTTTAACACTGCACTAAACTATCTCCGCCAAATTCCTGAAGAATCTTCTGAAGGAGCACTCGTTCAACAGAAGTTAGCTGAGTACAATCGGAAGAAAGAGGTGAGAGCTTCTTATTTATTACAAAAAGCTTATAACAAAGCTTCAGAACGCGATTTTCTAGGGGCTGTTCAATTTCTCCAACAGGTTCCCAAAGATACGCCCGTCTATGCTACAGCTCAAGTTAAATTACTTGAGTACACGCAAAAGCAACGTACACAAGCTGAAGGTCAAAAACTAGCTTCCTCAAAGTTAACGAATACTTCTTTAGATATGGTTCAGCCCTTTACAGATAGTAGTTCCGCAACAAGTTTACAAAATCTCGATCTGGATAATGAGTTGCATGAAGTCAATATAAGATAGTCAATGGTTAAAAAAAACTTTAGACACAGTAGAGAGAACTCATGGTTTTTCTCTACTGTGGAGGCGGACTGTTGGGCGTTTCTACAGTGTCTTGACTTGGTAATAATAACTGTTCCCGTGCTCGATCGCGAGCATCGATTGCTGGTTGATAATCCGGCTTAAGTTTAAGCGCTTTGTTGTATGCTGAAATGGCATCTTGATAGAGTTTCAAGTTCAACAAAGCATTACCTTTGCTATACCAAGGTTCGTAATGATTCGGTTCTTGACTGATGGCTCGATTGTAAGACGCGATCGCATCTTGATATTTTTTCAAGTTATACAATGAATTTCCGCGCCCGTACCAAGCTTGATAGTTTCCGCGTTTGAATTGAACAGCTTTATCATAAGAGATCACTGCTTCTTCATAACGTTGCATTTGATGAAACGCCCAAGCCCGTCCATACCAGGCTTGATAGTTACTGGGATTATATTTAATGACTTCCTCAAAAGAGTCTACAGCTTCTTGATATCGTTGCAAACTGTTGAGTAAATTTCCTCTAGATAGCCAAGTCAAATAATCATTTGGTTTGTATTGTACTGCTTTCTCATAAGATGAAATTGCATCTTGATAGCGTCGTAGATTGACCAAGACATTACCGCGACTGTACCAAGCGCGATCGTAAGCAGGTTTTAATTCTGTCACTTTATCATAAGCCACAAGTGCTTCATCATAACGTCTCAAATTATTGAGAACTAGCGCCTTATTATACCAAGCCTCATAATAGTCCTGTCTTAATTCAATAGCTTTATTATAAGAGTCAATAGCCTGGTCGTATTGTTTGATTTTTGTTAAAACCTCTCCTTTTTTATTCCAAATTTCCGGCTGATTCTTATTGAATAACAAAGCTTTATCCAAGGAAGAAACAGATTCTTGGTATCTTTGCAATTGATTTAAAGCAAAGCCCCGACCGCGCCAAGCTTCCAGATGATCGGGCTGTAGTTGGATGGCTTTATCATAAGCAGCCAACGCCTCCTGATATTTTTTCAATTCATATAATGTTTTCCCTTGACCGTTCCATGCTTTAGCATAATCCGGTCTGAGTTCTAATGCTCTGTCATAGGTTGAGAGCGCATCCTTATAACGTTGCAGATCGTAAAGTGTATTGGCTTGCTGATACAATTCCGTTGCATTTGTTGAATTAATCGCATTGACAACATAAATAGAACCTGCTGTACCCGTACCTATTAAAGTGATAGCAGCTAAAATTTTTATAAATATATTTTTGCCAGATTTGCTACTAGTTTTGCTCTGAGTTTTTATATTTTGTTTATTTATAGAAGGCGGACTCAATGCCACAGTTTGAGACTGAGATTTTTTTAATTCTTTCAGGGCTTGCAAAGCAACAGAAGCTGAAGAAAAGCGCTGTCGAAAGTCATAGCGCACCATTTTATCTAAAACTTGCGCTAAATCCTCATTCACTGAAACCCTTTCGCGCCATATAATTTCGCAAGTCTCTGCGTCTTTTTCCAATTCTTCAGGAGACAATCCAGTCAATGCTTGAATACCCAAAATTCCAACAGCATAAATATCGCTGCTAAATTTGGGATTTCCCTGCGCTTGCTCGCTAGGAATATAGCCAGGAGTTCCAATAGCAACAGTAAATTTTGTGTGGCGATCGGGGCTAACAAATTGCGTGGCGATTTGTTTAACAGCACCAAAATCGATAAGGATTAACTTTCCATCAGAACGCCGTCTGAGGATATTATGAGGATTGACATCGCGGTGAATAACCTTTTGTTGGTGAACAAAGTCTAAGATTATCAAAATTTCTTCTAAAAGAGCAATAACGCTATCTTGAGAGAGAGGTTTTTCGGGTACGATTTCACAGCTGAGATTTGACCCTTCAATAAACTCCTGTACGAGATAGAATTCCTCGTTCTCCTCAAAGTAAGCTAAAAGTTGGGGAATGCTGTCATGAGTTCCCAATCTAAATAAAACTTGAGCTTCCGTATCAAATAAACGTCTTGCTGTTTCTAAAGTAACAGGGTCATTCGCTTGAGGTTTAAGTTTTTTAACAACACATTGCGGAGAGCCGGGTAAATGGGTATCACTAGCGATAAAAGTTTCGCCAAATCCACCTCCTCCCAAGTGACTGATAATTTGGTATCTTCCAACAAGCGTGCTTCCTAACATTCGGTTTACCCAGCCTAATCCTGATGATTCCGATCCCAATATTGCCACAGCTAACCACTAACTACTAACTACTAACCACTAACTACTAACTACTAACCCAAAATCAGCATGATTCCTATTGGTGATAACGTTTTCTTTTTCACGCGCCGAAAGCCAGTCATTATTTATGTGCTGATTGGCATTCATCTTGCTTTGTTTTTGTGGGAACTGAAACTAGAGTTAAGCGGTGAACTCGGCGCTTTTGTCAATACTTGGAGTATAGTACCAGCACGGATAAGTGATGCGATCGCAGCAGGGCTTTCTGGCAATCTGGCCGCTTGGTTAGTGGTTCTGATGCGTGCGACTTGTCTGGTGAGCGGAATGTTCCTGCACGGAAGTTTTAGTCAAATTTTAGGTAATTTAATATTTCTATGGGTTTTCGGTAGAACCATTGAAAGTATTCTGGGATATGGGTGGTTCTTGTTACTTTACTTGCTTTCCGGTCTTTTGACTGGGCTTTTACAAGTTTTAGTTGAACCTAGCTTAACAATACCGTTGATTGGCGCAAATGGGGCTATTGCAGCTATTTTAGGAGCTTATGTTCTGAAATTTCCCCAAACAAAAATTGACACGGTTTTACCTTTATTGATTATCTTTATCCCCATACAACTACCAGCTTTTTTCTTCCTATTTTGGTGGTTTGTGCAGCAATTGTCTTATGGTATTGGCAGTTTAAATATTCCAGGTGGTGTTAATCCCTTTAGTCTTGGTTACTGGGCTCATGGTGTGGGAATAGTTATCGGTGCAGTTTTTATGAAATTCTTATCCAAGAAACACAAATGAAACTCCACCATGTTACTCTGAGGGCAATTTGCTTATTCATTCTGGTTGTTCTGAATCTAAAAGCGTACCTTCTAAATTAGCTCTTTCCAAATTAGCTCCATTCAAATTCGCATCTTGCAGTTCCGCTTGACTCAAATTCGCATCTGTTAAGTCAGCAACAACTAGATCTGCTCCACTCAAGTTTGCTTGCTCCAAATTTGCAGCCATTAAATTTGCTTCATGCAAGTTAGCCTCGTTGAGAGTTGCAGTTATTAGGTTAGCAACAGTCAAGTCAGACTGACTTAAGTTAGCATTATCTAGAATGGCTCCATCTAAAATAGCTCCATCTAAAATGGCTCCACTTAAGTCGGCTCCACTCAAATTTGCCTGAGCTAAATTCGCTCCATTGAGATCTGCATTTGTCAGACTGGCTTGGCTGAGATTTGCTCCATTGAGATTTGCTCCATCAAGTAAAGCCCCATCCAAAATAACTTCACTGAGATCGGCTCCTGCGAGATTTACCTCACTTAGTTCGGCTTGTGTAAAATCTCTAACACCTGCTACATATTGTGAGAGGAGTTCTGTTGCTTTCATGACTCTTACCTAACTCAAATGACTCACAACGACTGATTTTCTAAAAGACTATTACTGTAAGTCTTTATTTAGAAAAATGAAACCTTTTTTTGAATATATAGCAGTCCAAAATGAAATACAAAAATAAGAGTGAAGACTGCTAATTGCTTTTTGACCATTAGCCATTAGCTATTAGCTATTAGCAATCCAAATTTTTTACAAATAATTTAGGATTGCCATATAACTGCAATTGTTCTAAAGTACCAAAAATAGCCCCTAAAATATGTCTATCTAAAGTTATAAATGTGGCAATCCTATTGAAATTTTGAAAAAAGTAAGTGGAGATTGCCCATCCTACAGGACTTAAAAATTTGCATGAATGATTTAGGATTGCTATGGTCTCTACATATAGATAGAGACAACAAAGAAATCATGGTAAAATTGTAGGCATTTGATTGAGAATATGACACAGTTATTAGACAAAGTTGTATGGATAACTGGTGCTTCTTCAGGCATAGGAGAAGCACTTACTTATGAAATAGCACGACAAGGAGCTAAAATTATTTTGTCGTCCCGCAGAGAACGGGAATTACATAGAGTTAAGAATCATTGTCCCGGAGAATCCGATAATTATAAAGTTCTTCCTCTTGATTTAACTAAAGCAGAAACATGGAAATCATCTGCGGAACAAGCCGAAAGCTTTTTTGGTCGGGTTGATATTCTTATTAATAATGGAGGAATCAGCCAGCGCTCTCTTGCTAGCAAAACCAGCATAGAGATTGAAAGAGAAATTATGGAAGTCAATTTCTTTTCTGCGATCGCTTTAACAAAATATATTTTACCAGGAATGATAGCCAGACAATCGGGACATATTATTGCTATCAGCAGTCTTGTTGGCAAATTTGGTACCCCTTTTCGTTCCACATATGCTGCTTCCAAACACGCATTGCATGGTTATTTTGATTCTTTAAGAGCGGAAGTTTGGCAAGAAAACATACAAGTTACGCTCATCTGTCCCGGCTATATTCAAACCAATGTCTCCCTTAACGCATTAACAGAAACGGGAGATAAATATAATATCATGGACAAAAACCAAGCAGAAGGATTACCCGCTTCTCAATGTGCCAAAGCAATAGTTAAAGCCATTCAATTAAATAAAGAAGAAATTTATATTGGTGGAAAAGAAATCGCCGGAGTGTATCTCAAACGACTTTTTCCAAATTTATTGTCAAAAATTGTACGTCGAATACAACCTTAAGCTAACAGCAGGAGAGATCCTTCGGGTTCTTACCTGAGAGAGGTTCAGTTATCTTTTCTAACGGTTATCATTCCAGAAACAGATTCAATAGAAATTTAACACAACTGCTAAGCCATAGGAGAAGGTAAATGAAATTGTCACCCCTTCCCCAGAATTGTTTACTTGCAATTGTACTGCTATCAAGCACGTTCACGATGCCAAGCAGTCAAACTCGAGCACAAAACGCCAACTCTCAACCATCAAAACTTAACTCAATTTCTGCATCTCAGGCTCGAGTCATACGTAAAGATCTATTTGTCACTAGTGCTCTGGGAATTCGCATTTTTGTGCGAGAGGTGGGATTTAATAACAATTCCGCTAACGCTGGTACTCCCATCTTGTTGATTCATGGAGGCGGTGGAGGCGGTCTTGCAACCTTTGATGTGAATGTACCGGGCTACTCTCTGGCTGAAAAATTCGCTAAAGCAGGACATCGGGTTTATGTGATGAATGTTCGAGGGTGGGAACGATCGACCCGTCCTCCAGCCCTGAATGCTCCTCCCAAAGCCAATCCACCAGCCGTGACTTCCGAGGAAGCAGTTCAAGACATTAATGCAGTCGTGGATTGGATAATTGCCCGCAATCAAGCTCGTTCTGTTGCACTTGTTGGTTGGGCAACAGGAGGACATTGGGCAGGTATGTATACCAGCCGCAATAACGATAAGGTAAGCCATTTGGTACTGCTGAACAGTCTGTATGCGGTAAATGCACCTTGGGAATATCGCAAAAACTTTGAGAATTCCGACCGTCCGGGAGAGTTTGAGCGGGATGCTGGTGCTTACCGATTGGTAACAGCCGATGGACTTATAGCAAATTGGACAGAATCGATTCCAATGGCGGACAAAAGTTTGTGGCGTGTCCCTGCAGTTGCACAAGCCTATCAACAAATCACTCTAGCAAGCGATCCCACGAGTGGAATGCGTCAACCTCCAAGTGCAAGAATTCCTGGGGGGTACCGTTTGGAAAGCTACAACCTCTCACGCGGTCAAAAATATTGGAATGCTTCAGATATTCGCGTTCCCACTCTGTTAATTCGGGGCGAACAAGACCATTGGTCAAGACCGGAAGATATCACAACTTTGAAAGCAGAGTTAGTGAATGCTCCTAGCGTCAAAACTGTTGTCATTCCTAACAGCGGTCATTTTTTGTTACTAGACAGACCAGAACGAGGTCGCGATCGCTTTATAGCTGAGACAATCTCATTTCTTAAATGAGTTTTTTAACCTCACACTTGTCACGTAGCAATCCTACTCGATCTTTGACAATTAACTGCGTCTAAATCCCCGACTTCGTTAAGAAATCGGGGATTTAACTTTTAATAATTCAATCCTCGTCTTCATCTTCCTCATCCCCAAGAATGTTGAACATTGTGCCCATACCTGCAACTAACTGTTGTGCAACATTCATCAGCTGCCGAGCATCTTCTTCTGAAGCGATGTTGACATAGAGGCTTTCAGTATCCAAGCCTGCATACATGGGATGATATATAGCAAAAACTCCATGACTCGGGTTTTCGTAAAGTTCGATTTCCGTGTAACCCAATGCTTCTCTATTAATTAATTCATAACCGTTTTCCTGCAGCCAGCTTGACCAGTTACCCTCGCCAGCACGAGGTAATTCTGATAACTGCTTGGTCTGCCAGTCCATCACTTTCATGGGATTCATGGTTTATTTCCTTTGCCCTGCGATTGCATTTTCTCAAAAATACAATAGCAAGTGGAATGCCAACGCTTCCAAGCATCTAATTCCCTGTCATTATCCACTCGCGTGCAGCCTTTTCTGCGGCTTCAGGAGCAAAGTAGAGCTTGCGTTCGCCAAAGACGACACCGCCAGAGCTAATAACTCGAAACTGCCAACAGTCAGCTTCAGTGTAAAAAATTACAAGTATGTAATTGCGGATACCAACAACTGCGTGAACGAGAGTATGAGTCATGTTGTGGCAGACAGAAGCATGGTCTTTGACACTCTCCGCCCTAAAGGGTCGGAGATTCTTGGTTCATTGACTCGCCGTTAGACGACAGGTTTGCACCAATCGCCCAAGAGGGCAAATCTCCCCAAGCGTAAGTTCCCATGTGCCCCACGGTACTGAGTCCCAATTTAAGGATATTGATGGCTGCGTTCACGTCTCTATCTTCCACAAAACCGCAATGTGGACAAACATGGGTTCTAGTGGATAGAGACTTCTTCACCTTCTCACCACAATTAGAGCAATTCTGGCTTGTGTTATGGGGAGGTACGGCAACTGTAACCTTCCCACATTTGTGACCAAAATACTCTAACCATGACCGGAAAGTTGACCAGCCAGCGTCAGATATTGACTTAGCCAGATGACGATTACGTACCAAGCCTTTCACATTCAAGTCTTCATAGGCTACCAAATCGTTAGATTGGATGACGGAGTATGCTAATTTCTTGCAATACTCTTTTCGTTGCCTACTTACTCTTAAATGTTTACGGGCATATCGATTTCTAGCTTTGTGGTAGTTGGTTGATTGTGTCTGTTTCGCTTTTTTCTTTTTGGGGTCGTACTTCTTGGATTTTTTGCGGTTAGCACGGTTCAACTGTTTTTCAGACTGGCGATAAAACTGGGGAGATTGTTCTACATTGCCTTTGTTATCAGCAATGAAGTACTTCAATCCCAAGTCAATACCTACTATTTGACCTGTCGGTTGAGTCTCAACTTTTAGGTCAACATCGATGGCAAATTGAGCATAGTACCCGTCAGCACGACGCACTAATCGGACTCGCTTAATTTGTTTGAGCTCATAGTAGTTAAGGTCATAAGTTCCCTTTAATTTTAAGGTTCCTATTCCTTTCTTGTCAGAGAAAGTTATAGCTTTGCGGGTATCAGAAAGTTTCCATCCTGATGTTTTATATTCAACAGAACGGCAATGTTTCTTGAACTTTGGAAAACCCTTCTTTCCTTTAACTTTCTTTTTGCAGTTATCATAAAACCGAGCGATCGCCGACCATGCCCGTTCTGCCGCAGATTGTCTCGCCATTGAGTTAAGTTCGTCGGCAAAAGAAAACTCAGCAGCAAGAACAGCACAATGCTTATTCAAAGCATATTTATCTACTTTCTTGTCCTTGTTATCCATCCAATGTCTGAGACATTTGTTTTGAATGAACTGACTAGTACGAATAGCGTCGTTTATCGCCCTATACTGCCTGTCTTTCCCTTCGACCTTAAACTCGTAGATTATCATCGGCTCGACCTAACCAACTCCATCTTTATGCTACTATGTTTTGCATAAAGTCGCCCTAGAAGGGCGAGGTTTTAAACCCAAATTTCTGATAAAAGCTCTCTGGGGAAGCTAAATCTTTCGCAAGGAGAATTTTGAACCAGAGTGAAAACAGGATCTAACCTATGGTATAATACATTTTACCAAAAACAAATTCTGCGGTATTTTGTCCGCTACTCGTCATGCATTTTAGAATTTTAGTTGTAGGAAGCGAGATGGCTTCCCAAAAGGAGGATGACCGGCGCTAAATGTTCCGGTCACCGTCGGCTCGACGTTGAGGCTGCGTTAGCCGAAGTTAAAAAGCTTCAATTTGACCGCAAATATCGTGATGCCTCTGGATTGTTTTTCATCGAAGGTGTACGGAATTTTGTGCAAGCAATTGACAATGGCTTTGATGTATCTACAATCCTGTTTAGTGAGAAACTGCTGACAGCACCTATTGCACGAAAGCTAGTTCGCCAAACTCGGCGCAAAGGCGCGAACAGCGTCTCCATCACACCAGAACAATTTCGACAAATCTCTCATACCGAACGTGCTTCAGGTGTTGCGGCGATCTTGCGTCAGCGCTGGTTCAAGTTGCATGATGTTTCTCCACAAACTGGTTTGTGCTGGGTAGCTATTGAAACTGTGCGCTCGCCGGGAAACTTAGGAACCTTAATTCGTACTTCTGAGGCTATAGGTGGTGCTGGATTCATATTTATTGGTGGGAGAGTCGATCCATTCGATCCGGATGTTATTCGAGCATCTATGGGCGCACTCTTCCGTCAGAAGTTTATACGCACCGGATTTTCTACACTGACTGAGTGGATAAATCGCCACTCCTGTCATGTCATTGGTGCTTCACCAGACGGAACAATTGACTTTCATCAATTTGATTATCCTGGTTCGACTGTTCTGTTCTTAGGTGAGGAACGTCAAGGTTTAACCCAACAA
It encodes the following:
- a CDS encoding rhomboid family intramembrane serine protease gives rise to the protein MIPIGDNVFFFTRRKPVIIYVLIGIHLALFLWELKLELSGELGAFVNTWSIVPARISDAIAAGLSGNLAAWLVVLMRATCLVSGMFLHGSFSQILGNLIFLWVFGRTIESILGYGWFLLLYLLSGLLTGLLQVLVEPSLTIPLIGANGAIAAILGAYVLKFPQTKIDTVLPLLIIFIPIQLPAFFFLFWWFVQQLSYGIGSLNIPGGVNPFSLGYWAHGVGIVIGAVFMKFLSKKHK
- a CDS encoding alpha/beta fold hydrolase, yielding MKLSPLPQNCLLAIVLLSSTFTMPSSQTRAQNANSQPSKLNSISASQARVIRKDLFVTSALGIRIFVREVGFNNNSANAGTPILLIHGGGGGGLATFDVNVPGYSLAEKFAKAGHRVYVMNVRGWERSTRPPALNAPPKANPPAVTSEEAVQDINAVVDWIIARNQARSVALVGWATGGHWAGMYTSRNNDKVSHLVLLNSLYAVNAPWEYRKNFENSDRPGEFERDAGAYRLVTADGLIANWTESIPMADKSLWRVPAVAQAYQQITLASDPTSGMRQPPSARIPGGYRLESYNLSRGQKYWNASDIRVPTLLIRGEQDHWSRPEDITTLKAELVNAPSVKTVVIPNSGHFLLLDRPERGRDRFIAETISFLK
- a CDS encoding protein kinase domain-containing protein, which translates into the protein MTNYMIGKVLQGRYQVVQSLGAGVFGETYVAVDIENPENPKCVVKQLKVTSTQPSYLQILRLRFLTETETLKNLGHHNQIPELLGCFEENERFYLVQEFVEGHSVAAELPITPELGYLWNESEVAEFLQEVLRILDFVHSHGVIHCDVKPENLIRRACDGKLMLIDFGSIQPIDFGSDTVLPIYRIPVTSLGYIPPEQFIGQTQPNSDIYALGMIAIQALTGQTPLQLKVDPTTQEIVWRSSTTPVSDYLAAVISQMVRHNHKNRYQSANEVLRALQQMPSDTWDSQTVVDVKYSVSDTDDNTHPRVSTDSSPSSAKSSPLLTGMKVGLAANSLVMGFGVYSIIYNTPAYSETETLYKATEQFQSGDLQEAIALAKSIPSNSNVYPEAQSSIDEWEKQWQTADEQYKIAEKAFQEGRWAEVLRAASKMPDNIYWQSKTDNLVEQAQSRIEEQTKNLLSKAYEKATLKDFNTALNYLRQIPEESSEGALVQQKLAEYNRKKEVRASYLLQKAYNKASERDFLGAVQFLQQVPKDTPVYATAQVKLLEYTQKQRTQAEGQKLASSKLTNTSLDMVQPFTDSSSATSLQNLDLDNELHEVNIR
- a CDS encoding SDR family oxidoreductase produces the protein MTQLLDKVVWITGASSGIGEALTYEIARQGAKIILSSRRERELHRVKNHCPGESDNYKVLPLDLTKAETWKSSAEQAESFFGRVDILINNGGISQRSLASKTSIEIEREIMEVNFFSAIALTKYILPGMIARQSGHIIAISSLVGKFGTPFRSTYAASKHALHGYFDSLRAEVWQENIQVTLICPGYIQTNVSLNALTETGDKYNIMDKNQAEGLPASQCAKAIVKAIQLNKEEIYIGGKEIAGVYLKRLFPNLLSKIVRRIQP
- a CDS encoding RNA-guided endonuclease InsQ/TnpB family protein; the encoded protein is MIIYEFKVEGKDRQYRAINDAIRTSQFIQNKCLRHWMDNKDKKVDKYALNKHCAVLAAEFSFADELNSMARQSAAERAWSAIARFYDNCKKKVKGKKGFPKFKKHCRSVEYKTSGWKLSDTRKAITFSDKKGIGTLKLKGTYDLNYYELKQIKRVRLVRRADGYYAQFAIDVDLKVETQPTGQIVGIDLGLKYFIADNKGNVEQSPQFYRQSEKQLNRANRKKSKKYDPKKKKAKQTQSTNYHKARNRYARKHLRVSRQRKEYCKKLAYSVIQSNDLVAYEDLNVKGLVRNRHLAKSISDAGWSTFRSWLEYFGHKCGKVTVAVPPHNTSQNCSNCGEKVKKSLSTRTHVCPHCGFVEDRDVNAAINILKLGLSTVGHMGTYAWGDLPSWAIGANLSSNGESMNQESPTL
- a CDS encoding serine/threonine-protein kinase, producing the protein MLGSTLVGRYQIISHLGGGGFGETFIASDTHLPGSPQCVVKKLKPQANDPVTLETARRLFDTEAQVLFRLGTHDSIPQLLAYFEENEEFYLVQEFIEGSNLSCEIVPEKPLSQDSVIALLEEILIILDFVHQQKVIHRDVNPHNILRRRSDGKLILIDFGAVKQIATQFVSPDRHTKFTVAIGTPGYIPSEQAQGNPKFSSDIYAVGILGIQALTGLSPEELEKDAETCEIIWRERVSVNEDLAQVLDKMVRYDFRQRFSSASVALQALKELKKSQSQTVALSPPSINKQNIKTQSKTSSKSGKNIFIKILAAITLIGTGTAGSIYVVNAINSTNATELYQQANTLYDLQRYKDALSTYDRALELRPDYAKAWNGQGKTLYELKKYQEALAAYDKAIQLQPDHLEAWRGRGFALNQLQRYQESVSSLDKALLFNKNQPEIWNKKGEVLTKIKQYDQAIDSYNKAIELRQDYYEAWYNKALVLNNLRRYDEALVAYDKVTELKPAYDRAWYSRGNVLVNLRRYQDAISSYEKAVQYKPNDYLTWLSRGNLLNSLQRYQEAVDSFEEVIKYNPSNYQAWYGRAWAFHQMQRYEEAVISYDKAVQFKRGNYQAWYGRGNSLYNLKKYQDAIASYNRAISQEPNHYEPWYSKGNALLNLKLYQDAISAYNKALKLKPDYQPAIDARDRAREQLLLPSQDTVETPNSPPPQ
- a CDS encoding TrmH family RNA methyltransferase gives rise to the protein MTGAKCSGHRRLDVEAALAEVKKLQFDRKYRDASGLFFIEGVRNFVQAIDNGFDVSTILFSEKLLTAPIARKLVRQTRRKGANSVSITPEQFRQISHTERASGVAAILRQRWFKLHDVSPQTGLCWVAIETVRSPGNLGTLIRTSEAIGGAGFIFIGGRVDPFDPDVIRASMGALFRQKFIRTGFSTLTEWINRHSCHVIGASPDGTIDFHQFDYPGSTVLFLGEERQGLTQQQRDLCQHLIRIPIVGTADSLNLAVAGSLLMYEVYRSKVFNI
- a CDS encoding pentapeptide repeat-containing protein; translation: MKATELLSQYVAGVRDFTQAELSEVNLAGADLSEVILDGALLDGANLNGANLSQASLTNADLNGANLAQANLSGADLSGAILDGAILDGAILDNANLSQSDLTVANLITATLNEANLHEANLMAANLEQANLSGADLVVADLTDANLSQAELQDANLNGANLERANLEGTLLDSEQPE